One Campylobacter sputorum genomic window, ATTCTTCTATTTCTTTAAAAATTTCATCTTCGTTAGGTAAATTTATATTTAGTGCATCATAAAAATATGCATTTTCTTTAAATTCGGTATATAAGTCTTTTGCTAGTTTTTTAGGATCTTTTAGTTCAAGTGCTCTATGTCCGCTTCTGCTTATTTTATCAGAATATGCTGGTCCTATGCCTTTACCTGTAGTTCCTATAGCTTTATCCCCTTTTAGGTTTTCTTTTGATCTATCTATCAAAGAGTGATGAGTTAGATTAAGATGAGATCTCTCACTTATAAAAAACCTATTTTCTAAATTTGAAAACTGAGCCATTTCTTCTATGAGTGCTTTTGGATTTACAACAACGCCAGCACCTATAATGTTTATAATATTTTTGTGTAAAATACCGCTTGGTATTAGGTGCATTGAGTATTTAATCCCATCAACCCATATTGTATGTCCAGCATTATGCCCACCATTTGCTCTACAAACTACATCATAGTTTTGTGAAAGCATATCGACTATTTTACCTTTTCCCTCATCGCCCCATTGGACACCTACTATTAAATCAGCTTTATTCAATTTAAAATCCTTTTGTTTCAATTAAATTTTCAATCATCACATCTGTAAAAATACAAAAACCACAAGACTTTATGCCACCTATCTCATAACTTCCACCGCTACTTAAATATTTATTGTTGTGTAAAAATCTAAAGAATAGTTTATCATAATATCTCATAGAAGAAAAATAAAGTGGTGCTACGCATATATTTTCATACTTAGAGCCAAGGGCAAGCTCTTTTATCTCTTCTAAAGGTTCTTTTAATTCATTTGGAATTTCTTTTATAAGATTAGTTATATTTTCAGCTTTGCTTAGCAAACAAAGTTTTTCTAACCATGGCTGTTTTTGTGAGTAAATTTTCTCAACTTCAGCTTTTTCAAAAATACTTATATCTAAATTTAAAAGAGAACAAACAAGTTTTGGAATTTCCATATTGCTTATCTGTAAATACGGTTTAAGATCAAATTCTTTAAATAAATTAATAGCTATTTCTACGCCTATATTTAAATCATTTTGCCCAAAAATTTCAGCACCTATTTGATAAATTTCTATGCTTGGATATTTAAAAACAGGTTGTATATAAAACCATCTGTTTTGTTTAGTATCTTTTAGTCTTCTTTGGACTATTCTTGCAACATCTATGGTGCTATCAGCTCTAAGACTTATTTCATTGTTTTGTATGTCGCTAAAACGTATAAGCGATGAGTTTTCAATACTAAGATCTTGATGATATGAAAAATACGGAGTTAGTATCTCGCTAAAACCTTCTTTGCTTAAAAGATTGCTAGCAATATGTTCTATTTTTCTTTTTAGTGAGGCACTTTTTCCAAAATAAAGTCTACTTCCTTTTGGTATTTCGTGTTCATAAATTTTAGATTTCATATCACTCATATTATCTCCATTTTAAAATGTTATGATACTATTAATTAACAAATAAAAGGCTGAATTTACTATTTGGTATTTTCACTTATAGTGTGAAAACTTATAACATAATTTTTTATATTACCAACCTCATCTTTTATCTTAGTTACGCTAAACATAGATAAAATAGAACTATCATCGGCTGCTTTTATCCATAAAATATCCCTATAATAATCAGTATGCCTTATATAATCTAGCACTTTTTTGTATTTTTTGATATCGTTTTTAGCAGATTTTAAAATTTTTAAATTTTGTCCTATTATATTTTGATATCCAAAAAAATTATCAAAAGCCTTGTTTGTTTCTATTATGTTGCTTTTCTCATCTGTTATAATCATACTTTGAGAGGAATTTAAAAATACTTCTTTATGTAAGATTGACAAATTTGTAAGTTTCTTTTGAAAATCTATATCCATGAGTCCACCATAAATAATCAAAGGCTCTTTATTTTGATCTCTTGTGATAATTTTACCTCTTAATAAAACCCAAATTTCTTTGCCATCTTTTCCTATAACTCTAATCTCTTCTTTAAAAAAGTCTTTTTTATTGTTTGCATGTTCGCTTATAGAATAATCTAGTTTTTTAAAATCATCTTCATTAACGAGTTTTTTAAATGAATTAATATTCATACTTATAACTTTATCTTTTGTATTTAAATCGAATTTTGTAGATAGATTTTCGCTAAATGAAATAATATTTGTTTTTAAATTTATTTCAAAAGTTATTATGTTGCAAGACAATATTAGATTTTTGTATTTTTGTATTTGGTGTTCAAAATTATTTTTTTGTTTTAAAATATCTGCATAATTAATAGCATATATGATAGTTTGTATAGATTGTTTTTTGTTTTTTATGATTCTAAAAAATAAATTAAACCAAGTGTATGTTCCATTTTTATGAAGAACCCTGCAAGGTTGTTCAAACTGAGTATTTACACTATTTATATGAGTTAATCTCATATTTGTTTTAAAAATACTTATGAGTTTGCTTACATCATCTGGATGTAATATTGTGTAAATATCAAAATTTTCATTCATTATCTCTTCTTGCTCATAGCCCAAAATTCTACTTACAGTATATGAAACAAAATTAACTTTTTTAAGGCCTCTATCGCTAAAATAAAATACGGTAAATGGTGATATATCTAAAATTTGATGTTCTTGTTTTATGCCTTTTATCAAATTTGTTTCGTATGTTATGTCTCTTGCGATTACTATTTGATACATTTTATTTTGTATTTTTGTATAACTTGTCTCGACTAAAACATCTTTTATACTCATATCACAGAGTATATGTTTAGCTTTAAAAATGTGTATTTTTTTATATGGATATCTAAGTTTTTCTAGTTCAAATTTATTTTCAGGAGTTATATCTATATCAAAGATAGTTTTGTTTAAAAGAGCTTCTTTTTTATATTTGTAAAATTTAATGGCACCCTTGCTAGCATCAATTATACTTCCATCATATGCATTTATCATTAATATAATCAAAGAGCTTTGGTTAAATATATAGTTATCTTTATAATATGCGTCTTTTAAAAAATGTCTTATATCTTTATATTTTTTATACATATATGATATGTCGTCTAAAATTTCATTGAAGTCTTCATTTTTAGATTTGTAACTTATGATATCTTCTTTTTTTATGTTAAAATTTCTTATGTTTTTTATCATATTTTTAAGATTTTTTATAGGCAAGAGCAAATTTGTTTCAAGAGATTTTATAGTAAGCTTCATAGCTATAAACATAAGTATAAAAAAGCTTATCATAAGAATAACTATAAAAACAGATGGAGACAATGCATTAAATAAATTAAAATTATATAGTAAAATAAAGTGATATTTTGGATTTTTTGTAATTTTGTAGATTATTAAATCTTTTTTTGTATTTAAATTTATGCCAAATGAGTTTATTTTTGTTAAACTGCCTAAATATTCGTAAATACTGCGATAATTCATTGTTTTTATATCTTCTTTAAAGATAGCATTTCCGCTTGAATTTAATAAAATAGTGTTTTTATCTAAAATTTTATTTTCATTAAAATATTCATATAATTTTTCTAAATTAAATTCTCCAGCAAGATATCCATCCATATTTTTTATTATAAAAAATATGGACTTATCTTTATTTTTATATATTTTGGTTTTGCTTATGTGAAAAATAGATTCTTGATTTGGATTTTGCAAAATATACCCTGAGAAATTTGTAACATATTCAGCTTCATTGGTTGATTTGTCGATATTAAGCACATTTCCTTGTTTATCTAGATTATATACAGCTCTTAAATACGGTATTTTCTGAAATAAAAAACTTGTATTAATATCATTTAATTGTGAATTTTGTATATCTTTTATAGTGTTTTGAATAAAAAAAGCAATCAAAGAGTCGCTTTTTTCCAAAGAAAAACTAATCTCTTTAGATATTTCATTAATTTTAAAGATAATGCTAAAAGCAAAAAATAATAAAACCACAATTGTATATATTATGTTGTTTAAATATATATTT contains:
- a CDS encoding PAS domain S-box protein, with the protein product MVLSTKAIRNIYLNNIIYTIVVLLFFAFSIIFKINEISKEISFSLEKSDSLIAFFIQNTIKDIQNSQLNDINTSFLFQKIPYLRAVYNLDKQGNVLNIDKSTNEAEYVTNFSGYILQNPNQESIFHISKTKIYKNKDKSIFFIIKNMDGYLAGEFNLEKLYEYFNENKILDKNTILLNSSGNAIFKEDIKTMNYRSIYEYLGSLTKINSFGINLNTKKDLIIYKITKNPKYHFILLYNFNLFNALSPSVFIVILMISFFILMFIAMKLTIKSLETNLLLPIKNLKNMIKNIRNFNIKKEDIISYKSKNEDFNEILDDISYMYKKYKDIRHFLKDAYYKDNYIFNQSSLIILMINAYDGSIIDASKGAIKFYKYKKEALLNKTIFDIDITPENKFELEKLRYPYKKIHIFKAKHILCDMSIKDVLVETSYTKIQNKMYQIVIARDITYETNLIKGIKQEHQILDISPFTVFYFSDRGLKKVNFVSYTVSRILGYEQEEIMNENFDIYTILHPDDVSKLISIFKTNMRLTHINSVNTQFEQPCRVLHKNGTYTWFNLFFRIIKNKKQSIQTIIYAINYADILKQKNNFEHQIQKYKNLILSCNIITFEINLKTNIISFSENLSTKFDLNTKDKVISMNINSFKKLVNEDDFKKLDYSISEHANNKKDFFKEEIRVIGKDGKEIWVLLRGKIITRDQNKEPLIIYGGLMDIDFQKKLTNLSILHKEVFLNSSQSMIITDEKSNIIETNKAFDNFFGYQNIIGQNLKILKSAKNDIKKYKKVLDYIRHTDYYRDILWIKAADDSSILSMFSVTKIKDEVGNIKNYVISFHTISENTK
- a CDS encoding ATP phosphoribosyltransferase regulatory subunit, with protein sequence MSDMKSKIYEHEIPKGSRLYFGKSASLKRKIEHIASNLLSKEGFSEILTPYFSYHQDLSIENSSLIRFSDIQNNEISLRADSTIDVARIVQRRLKDTKQNRWFYIQPVFKYPSIEIYQIGAEIFGQNDLNIGVEIAINLFKEFDLKPYLQISNMEIPKLVCSLLNLDISIFEKAEVEKIYSQKQPWLEKLCLLSKAENITNLIKEIPNELKEPLEEIKELALGSKYENICVAPLYFSSMRYYDKLFFRFLHNNKYLSSGGSYEIGGIKSCGFCIFTDVMIENLIETKGF